The following is a genomic window from Sulfitobacter pontiacus.
CAGGTTGCGACGGTGACGGCGCTGGTGCCCTTGGCGCTGGCCGATGTGGTCGCGGCGATGACCAGCAACCTGCGCATGATCCGCCGCGTCGCCGAGATTTACGGCGGACGCTCGGGCTTCTTCGGGTCGTGGCGTCTGACGCGGGTGGTGCTGTCGCATCTGGTGGCGACAGGGGCCGTAGCTGTGGGCGACGATATGCTGGAACCGATCCTTGGAGGAACGATGCTGGCCAAACTGTCGCGCCGCTTTGGCGAAGGGCTGGTGAATGGTGCCTTGACGGCCCGCGTTGGCGTCGCCGCGATGGAGGTTTGTCGCCCCATGCCGTTCTCTGAACCCCGCCGCCCCAAGGTGCGCAGCATCATCAAACGCGCGCTGTCGGGGCTGTTTTCCAAAGGCAGATAGATGCCGGGGCGAGGGGGCTTGTCGGTCGATCTGCTGCGGCCTATAAGGCTGCATATGACCCGGAACTCCGCGATCATTATTCGAATTATTTTCCCGGCGCTCTGATTGACGAGACGCCGGGCAGAGGTGCTTGAGTTTTTCGCGCCGCATCCGAACATTCACCATTCCGAAATACCGTTGCCAAAGGACGCCCGCCATGTGCGCCGACACCCCCGAAACGCTTGACTATAAATCCACGCTGAACCTGCCAAAAACCGATTTCCCGATGCGCGCGGGCCTGCCCAAACGCGAACCCGAATGGCTGGAGCGGTGGGAAAAGATCGGCGTCTATGACCGCCTGCGCGAAAAGCAGGGGCGCAAGCCCTTCACGCTGCACGACGGCCCGCCCTATGCGAATGGCAACCTGCATATCGGCCACGCGCTGAACAAGACGATCAAGGATATGATCGTGCGGTCGCACCAGATGATGGGCTTTGACGCGCGCTATATCCCCGGTTGGGATTGCCACGGCCTGCCCATCGAATGGAAGATCGAGGAACAGTACCGCCAGAAGGGCCGCGACAAGGACGATGTGCCGATCAACGATTTCCGCGCCGAATGCCGCAAGTTCGCCGCCGGCTGGGTCGATGTGCAGCGTGACGAATTCAAACGTCTGGGCATCACCGGCAACTGGGCTGATCCCTATCTGACGATGGATTTCCACGCGGAACGTGTGATCGCCGAAGAATTCATGAAGTTCCTGATGAACGGCACGCTCTATCAAGGCTCCAAACCCGTGATGTGGTCGCCGGTTGAAAAGACCGCGCTGGCCGAGGCCGAGGTCGAATACCACGACAAGGAAAGCTTTACGATCTGGGTGAAGTTCAAGGTTGTTGGCACGGATGACGCCAGCCTTGACGGCGCGCACGTCGTGATCTGGACCACGACGCCCTGGACCATGCCGTCCAACAAGGCCGTCGTCTACGGCGAAGATATCTCTTACGGTCTGTACGAAGTCACCGGCCGCCCCGAGGAATCCTGGGTCACTATCGGTGATCGCTATCTGCTGTCGGACAGCATGGCGATGGATGTGTTCGGGCGTGCGCGTCTTGATGACACGATGGTGCGCCGTTTGCGGGATGTGACGCAGGACGAGCTGGCAAAGATCAAGCTGCAGCACCCGCTGGCGGGGGCCGAAGGCAGCAATGGCGAATGGGACGATCTGCGCGACTTCCGCGCCGCTGATTTCGTGACCGACACTGAAGGCACGGGCTTTGTCCATTGTGCGCCGTCGCATGGTCTTGAAGAATATGAACTCTACCGCGGTCTGGGGATGCTGGATCAGGTGATCACCTATAACGTGGTCGAAGACGGGTCTTTCCGCGCCGATCTGCCGTTCTTTGGCGGCAAGAAGATCCTCAAACCCAACGGCAAGGAAGGCGACGCCAACACGGCCGTGATCAACAAGCTGGTCGAGGTCGGCGGGCTGCTGGCGCGTGGCAAGATCAAGCACAGCTATCCGCATTCCTGGCGCTCCAAGGCGCCGGTCATCTACCGCAACACGCCACAGTGGTTCGCGGCGATCGACCGGCCTGTTGGTGACGGGCAGGACACATTCGGCAAGACCATCCGTGAACGCGCCCTGACCGAGATCGACAACGTCAACTGGGTGCCCAAAAAGGGCCGCAACCGTCTGCACTCGATGATGGAAGCGCGCCCCGACTGGGTGCTGTCGCGTCAACGGGCCTGGGGTGTGCCGCTGACCTGCTTTACCAAGAATGGCGCGCTGCCAACGGATGAAGACTTCTTGCTGCGTAACCCCGAGGTCAACCAACGCATCGTCGAGGCGTTCGAGGCTGACGGTGCGGATGTCTGGTACGAAGATGGCGCGAAAGAGCGGTTCCTTGGCGGCATCGTGAACCCCGACGACTATACCCAAGTATTCGACATTCTGGACGTGTGGTTCGATTCCGGTTCGACCCACGCCTTCGTTCTGCGCGACCGCGAGGATGGCTCGGAAGACGGTATCGCGGATGTCTATATGGAAGGCACGGACCAGCACCGCGGCTGGTTCCATTCGTCGCTGCTGCAATCCGTGGGCACCACAGGCCGCGCGCCTTATCGTAACGTGGTGACGCATGGGTTCACGCTGGATGAGAAGGGCATGAAGATGTCCAAATCCATCGGCAACACCATCGTTCCTGAAAAGGTCGTGCAGCAATACGGCGCGGATATCCTGCGTCTGTGGGTGGCGCAGACCGATTATACCGCGGATCAGCGGATCGGGCCGGAAATCCTGAAAGGCACCGCCGACAGCTACCGCCGTCTGCGCAACACCATGCGTTATATGCTGGGCGCGCTGTCGGACTTTACCGATGCCGACCGGACAGAGCCTGCAGATATGCCAGAGCTTGAACGCTGGGTGCTGCACCGTGTGGCAGAGTTGGATCAGATCGTGCGCGAAGGCTATGCGCGCTACGACTTCCAAGGCGTGTTCCAGGCGGTGTTCACCTTTGCCACCGTTGATCTGTCCGCGTTCTATTTCGACGTGCGTAAGGATGCGCTGTATTGCGACGGCGATACGTTGCGCCGCCGTGCTGCGCGCACCGTGCTGGACATCCTGTTCCACCGTCTGACGACATGGCTGGCCCCTGTGCTGGTGTTCACCATGGAAGAAGTCTGGCTTGAGCGGTTCCCCGGCGACGAAAGCTCGGTTCACCTGACGGATATCCCTGAAACGCCTAAGGCGTGGCTGGATGCCGATCTGGCAGCGAAATGGGCCAAGGTGCGTGCCGCGCGGCGGGTTGTGACCTCGGCGTTGGAAGTGCAGCGGGTCGAGAAGGTCATCGGGGCCTCGCTTGAGGCCGCACCTATGGTGTTTGTTGCCGATGACGCTCAGCGGGCGGCGCTTGAAAGCGTTGCGTTCGAAGACGTTTGCATCACCTCGCAGATTGCCATCACCGGCGATGACGCCCCGGCAGAGGCGTTCCGTATGCCAGAGACCGACGGCGTTGCCGTGGTGTTCGAGAAAGCTTCGGGCGAAAAATGCGCACGTTGCTGGAAGGTACTGCCGGATGTCGGCACCCACGATCACGCGGGCGTTTGTGCCCGGTGTGACGAGGCTGTGTCCTAAGATGACGCCGCGCCGCTTGATCCGGAAGCTCGGGTGAAGCGGCGCAGCATCCCCACGCGCTTTGGCACCTTGGTCGTGACCGAGGATGCGGGCGCGATTACCCACCTGCATTGGGGGCAGGATACCCTTCACCAAGACAAAAGCGCGCTGCTGGATGAGGCCGAGGCGCAGCTGCGTGCCTATGATGCGGGGCGGCTGACACAGTTCACTTTGCCACTGCGCATTGGCGGAAGTGCCACGTTGCAAGCGGTCTGCGCCGAGATGTCGGCGATCCCCTTTGGCGATACAGTGACCTACGGCGACATCGCGACCAAACTGGCGATCCCGGCGCAAGTGGTGGGGCAGGCCTGCGGGCAGAATCCTGTCCCGGTCATTGTGCCGTGCCACCGTGTGATGGGGGCTAAGGGGCTGACCGGATACTCGGGTGCTGGCGGGGTAGAGACCAAGGTCGCCCTGCTACGCCACGAAGGGGCGGCAGGGCTGCTGATCTAGTTTAGAGGTTTCGTGCCGCTGCTTTGGCCCTGAGCGCCTCTATCAGGCCTCGCGGTCGTAAAGATACTGCTGCGCGACACCGGCAAACATCAGATAGACGCTGGTGATGATCAGGCCCCAATGCGCCCAGCTTTGCGGGTGGAAATCGACCCACGCGGCCCAGCCGGCAAAGAACGTCCAGCCCAATGCCATGGGCAGGGTGACCATGCGCCAACGCTCTGTCCGGACGGGATGCACGAATTTCAGCGGGGCGAACATGGTAATGGCCAAGACCGTGACAAGCACCAGCGACACCCACCATGGCGGCGACAGGGCAAAGAGCACCAGCACCAGCATGTTCCAGCATCCGGGGAAGCCCCAGAAGGAGTTATCCTTGGTTTTCATGCGTGTGTCGCAGAAATACATGGCGCTGGCGAAGGTGACGATGATGATCATGACCCAACCGCTCCACCCGTCCATGAGGCCGGAATGGAATAGCGCAAAGGCCGGAATAAACACATAGGTGAGATAATCGATGATCAGATCAAGCAGCACGCCGTCGAATTCCGGCGCGTTGGTCTTTACGTCGTATTTACGCGCCAGCGGCCCGTCGATCCCGTCGACAAAGAAGGCGACAACCAGCCAGAGAAACATCATATCCCAGCGTTCGTCGGCGGCAGCAAGCATGGCCAGCATGGCGAAAATCGCACCCGTCGCAGTGAACAGATGGACGAGAAGGGCGCGGGAATGAATATTCATATGCGACAGATGACAAATCTTTTCGACGGATGCAAAAGGAAAAGCGTGTGTTGCCGCGCAGGCTTGGGTTGACCCCGCTCGCGATTCCGCCTAAAGCCAGCAAACCAATTTCAGGGTTTGCCGTAGCGCGGCCCATATGGGTATTGCACCGGATCGCCGGAAATGCCCCGCAGCAAAAGGATAGACCCATGTCGCGCGTTTGCGAATTGACCGGAAAAGGCCCGATGACGGGCAACAACGTAAGCCACGCCAAGAACCGTACACGTCGTCGGTTCTTGCCAAACCTGAACGATGTCACCCTGCAGTCCGAAGCACTGGGCCGCGGTTTCAAGTTCCGCATCTCGGCAGCTGCTTTGCGCACTGTTGACCACCGCGGTGGCTTGGACAAGTTCATGGCGAAGGCAAAGGACACTGAACTGTCCGTCAACGCGTTGAAAGTTAAGAAAGCAATTGCAAAGTCCAGCGCCACAGCCGAAGCGCTGTCGTAAGACTTTCCAATCGTTACGATGTTGTAGCCCTGGCCCTTGGCTGGGGCTGCGTCGTTTTGGGCTGGTGCTTTTTCAAGCGCTTCGTCTAGGGTGCGGCCCATGACCCTGCGTTCCCTTTCAGCTTTGGTTCTGGCGTTGATGCTGGCCCTCACGGGGCAAAGCATGGCTGTCGCGCGCGGGGCCTCTGCGGCGACGGGGCAGATGGTGTTGTGCACCGGTGCGGGCCCTGTGGCAATTTATGTGGATGCGCAGGGCAAGCCGACCTCGGCCCCGCATATCTGCCCCGATTCGGCACTTAACGTTGCAATGGCAGGCGCGGTGGTTCTGGCGGCCGCACCGATGCGGATCGTGACCTTTGTCGCGCCGGCGGTGCATGTCCTGACTGCCGATGTGCCGCGACGTAAAACGCGCCATGACCCAAGGGCCCCGCCTGTCACTGTCTGAGCCACACCCTTCACAGACATTTTGAATATGACGACAGGATATACCAATGACACCTGCTTTGCTGACCCGCGCTGTCTGCGCATTGTTTCTCTTTTCCGCCCCTCTCGCTGCCGAAGGCATCATGGTGGATGACGCCTACATCCGCAGCTCGACCGCGAAATCCACCTCCGGTGCGGCGTTTATGGTGGTGATGAACCACTCTGGCGCGGATGACCGTTTGATCGGGGCGTTCTCCGACGTGGCCGAGAAGGTCGAGCTGCATTCCCACACCTCTGACGACAATGGCGTCATGCGGATGGGCGAGATCGAAGGCGGCGTGGCCATTGCGGCGGATGAAATGCATGCCTTCAAACGCGGCGGCGACCACCTGATGTTCATGGGCCTGAAAGGCCCGCTGGAGCAGGGCGCGATGGTGCCCGTCACACTTGAGTTCGAAAAGGCCGGTGCGGTCGAGATCGAGGTGATGGTCGATCAGGACCGCAAGCCGAGCCATGGCAAGATGAAGCACGACCGCGGTGATATGGATCACACCGGTCACGAGATGCCGAAAGACTGAGCCTTTTCACACCCATGAATGGTAGCGGCCCGATCTGTGTTAAAACGCGGGCCGCTGCTGGGGTGGGGTGCCCAAGAGTTCCACCACCCAATCTGTGACCACACGTGTCGCCGGACCGGTGCGGTGCTCGGCGAACTGGTTCCCCACGGCAGAACGTTCGAGGTTCAGCTCTACCGTATGGGCCCCATTGCGCCGCGCCTCTGCCACGAAACCGGCGGCGGGGTAGACGTTGCCAGAGGTGCCGATGGCTGCAAAGATATCGGCCTCGGCCAGATGGTCAAAAATCTCGTCCATGTCATAGGGCATTTCGCCGAACCACACGATGTCGGGCCGCGCGGCTGAGGCATTGCAGGCGGGGCAGGGATCACCGACGGCCATGACCATAGGCGCAGGCCAACGGTGGTCGCAGGCAGCGCAGAGCGCTGAATTCAGCGCGCCGTGCATATGGATCACCCGCGCGCCGCCCTGTTCGTGCAGATCATCGACATTCTGCGTCACAATCACCACCTGTCCGGCATAATTCGCCTGCAGTCTGGCCAGCGCTTGATGCGCCGCGTTCGGTGATACCTCTGCCGCCTGTTTGCGGCGACCGTTATAGAAATCGACCACCAGTTGCGGGTCGCGGGCAAAGCCTTCGGGAGTGGCGACGTCCTCGACCCGGTGCTGCGCCCAAAGCCCGTCTTCGGCGCGGAAGGTATCAATGCCGCTTTCCGCAGAAATGCCCGCGCCGGTCAGAATGACGATCTTGCTCATGTCAGCCCCTTTGTTATACGCGACAAGTGAACCAGCCACGCAGCTTTTGCGCAAGCGGTCAGCCCTCTAGCGCCTCGAAGCTGGAAGAAAGCCACGGCAACTGCGCCACCGTCGGCGCGATCATGTGGGACCGAAGCAGTTGCCGCATCGTGTCGGCAATATTCTGCGGCACCGGCCCCGTCCAGTCTGACCCCGCAAACAGCGAGATTTGTCGCGTTAATCCGGGCGTGGGGAGCGGGTGCACCGCAAGCTGCTGGTGAAACCGCTCTGCGCGGCAATAGCCGAAGGGCGTCGTGATGGCCCAGCCGATGCCCCGTGCCACCATCGCCATCAGGGCGAGATGGCTGCCGATCTCGAATTGCGAGGGCAGGGTGATATTGCTGCGCGTCAGATGGTTGTTGATCTGGTCGGCGATCAACTGGTCTGCCGCGTATTTAACGAAGGGCAGGGCGGATCGCCCCGTCATCAGCGCGGCGCTGTCGCCGTCAAAGCTGGCGGGGGTGACGATAACAAAGGGATCGCGTGCCAGCGGAATCTCGATCAGCCCGCTTTTTGCATCCCCACTGGTGGCCGCAATGGCGATATGAAGCGATTTGTCCTGCACCGACTGGATCAGCCCCTTGCTGCCGTCGGTTACCATGCGAAAGCGACAGCCCGCCATACTGTCGGCCAGTAGGGTCGCCAGACGCGGGGTGACATCGTTGTCAAAGTCGTCGATCACGCCAAGGCTCAGGTCGCTGAGGTTGGCAAGATCCATGACCGTCAGCTCGGATTGCGCGAGCCGGATATGGGTCAGCGCCGCGCCGCTGTGACGCAGAAAGCTTTCGCCCGCCGCGGTCAGGCGCATGGGGCGCGTGCTATGGTCGATCAGGGCGGTGCCTATGGCGGCTTCGAGGTTGCTGATCTGCTGGCTCACGGCGGGTTGGCTTAACCCTGTCAGTGCGGCGGCCTGTGCGACCGATCCACGGCTGGCCAGCGCCTCGAACACCTCTATACCGCGCAGGGTGATGCCCTTTTTGATCATGGTGCTAGACCTCTTCGTTCTTTCCAATTTTGTGAAGCATGCCCGATAAATTGGCAAGCTTGTCCCGGATCATGCGCCCATAGTTTCACAAAAGTGAAATGAGCCGTGGGGTGGGGTGGCGGTACTTGAAGCTTGGCCGCGCGCGGCGCACCATAAGGGAAACCACGCACCCGGAGGCCCCATGAAAATCGCAACCGCCGCATACCCGCTGGATGTCCTGACCAGCTGGGCGCAATATGAAGACAAGCTTGCAGGCTGGGTCGCAACGGCGGCCGCCAGCGGGGCAGAGCTGTTGGTTTTTCCCGAATATGGCGCGATGGAGCTTGCGACGCTCGCTGGCCTTGACGTGGCGGGCAATCTTGAGGCGTCGCTGTTTGCGGTCTCTGACCGGTTGGCGGA
Proteins encoded in this region:
- the ileS gene encoding isoleucine--tRNA ligase; this translates as MCADTPETLDYKSTLNLPKTDFPMRAGLPKREPEWLERWEKIGVYDRLREKQGRKPFTLHDGPPYANGNLHIGHALNKTIKDMIVRSHQMMGFDARYIPGWDCHGLPIEWKIEEQYRQKGRDKDDVPINDFRAECRKFAAGWVDVQRDEFKRLGITGNWADPYLTMDFHAERVIAEEFMKFLMNGTLYQGSKPVMWSPVEKTALAEAEVEYHDKESFTIWVKFKVVGTDDASLDGAHVVIWTTTPWTMPSNKAVVYGEDISYGLYEVTGRPEESWVTIGDRYLLSDSMAMDVFGRARLDDTMVRRLRDVTQDELAKIKLQHPLAGAEGSNGEWDDLRDFRAADFVTDTEGTGFVHCAPSHGLEEYELYRGLGMLDQVITYNVVEDGSFRADLPFFGGKKILKPNGKEGDANTAVINKLVEVGGLLARGKIKHSYPHSWRSKAPVIYRNTPQWFAAIDRPVGDGQDTFGKTIRERALTEIDNVNWVPKKGRNRLHSMMEARPDWVLSRQRAWGVPLTCFTKNGALPTDEDFLLRNPEVNQRIVEAFEADGADVWYEDGAKERFLGGIVNPDDYTQVFDILDVWFDSGSTHAFVLRDREDGSEDGIADVYMEGTDQHRGWFHSSLLQSVGTTGRAPYRNVVTHGFTLDEKGMKMSKSIGNTIVPEKVVQQYGADILRLWVAQTDYTADQRIGPEILKGTADSYRRLRNTMRYMLGALSDFTDADRTEPADMPELERWVLHRVAELDQIVREGYARYDFQGVFQAVFTFATVDLSAFYFDVRKDALYCDGDTLRRRAARTVLDILFHRLTTWLAPVLVFTMEEVWLERFPGDESSVHLTDIPETPKAWLDADLAAKWAKVRAARRVVTSALEVQRVEKVIGASLEAAPMVFVADDAQRAALESVAFEDVCITSQIAITGDDAPAEAFRMPETDGVAVVFEKASGEKCARCWKVLPDVGTHDHAGVCARCDEAVS
- a CDS encoding methylated-DNA--[protein]-cysteine S-methyltransferase, producing MKRRSIPTRFGTLVVTEDAGAITHLHWGQDTLHQDKSALLDEAEAQLRAYDAGRLTQFTLPLRIGGSATLQAVCAEMSAIPFGDTVTYGDIATKLAIPAQVVGQACGQNPVPVIVPCHRVMGAKGLTGYSGAGGVETKVALLRHEGAAGLLI
- a CDS encoding phosphatidylcholine/phosphatidylserine synthase, producing the protein MNIHSRALLVHLFTATGAIFAMLAMLAAADERWDMMFLWLVVAFFVDGIDGPLARKYDVKTNAPEFDGVLLDLIIDYLTYVFIPAFALFHSGLMDGWSGWVMIIIVTFASAMYFCDTRMKTKDNSFWGFPGCWNMLVLVLFALSPPWWVSLVLVTVLAITMFAPLKFVHPVRTERWRMVTLPMALGWTFFAGWAAWVDFHPQSWAHWGLIITSVYLMFAGVAQQYLYDREA
- the rpmB gene encoding 50S ribosomal protein L28, which encodes MSRVCELTGKGPMTGNNVSHAKNRTRRRFLPNLNDVTLQSEALGRGFKFRISAAALRTVDHRGGLDKFMAKAKDTELSVNALKVKKAIAKSSATAEALS
- a CDS encoding copper chaperone PCu(A)C; the encoded protein is MTPALLTRAVCALFLFSAPLAAEGIMVDDAYIRSSTAKSTSGAAFMVVMNHSGADDRLIGAFSDVAEKVELHSHTSDDNGVMRMGEIEGGVAIAADEMHAFKRGGDHLMFMGLKGPLEQGAMVPVTLEFEKAGAVEIEVMVDQDRKPSHGKMKHDRGDMDHTGHEMPKD
- a CDS encoding NAD-dependent deacylase, with amino-acid sequence MSKIVILTGAGISAESGIDTFRAEDGLWAQHRVEDVATPEGFARDPQLVVDFYNGRRKQAAEVSPNAAHQALARLQANYAGQVVIVTQNVDDLHEQGGARVIHMHGALNSALCAACDHRWPAPMVMAVGDPCPACNASAARPDIVWFGEMPYDMDEIFDHLAEADIFAAIGTSGNVYPAAGFVAEARRNGAHTVELNLERSAVGNQFAEHRTGPATRVVTDWVVELLGTPPQQRPAF
- a CDS encoding LysR family transcriptional regulator; this translates as MIKKGITLRGIEVFEALASRGSVAQAAALTGLSQPAVSQQISNLEAAIGTALIDHSTRPMRLTAAGESFLRHSGAALTHIRLAQSELTVMDLANLSDLSLGVIDDFDNDVTPRLATLLADSMAGCRFRMVTDGSKGLIQSVQDKSLHIAIAATSGDAKSGLIEIPLARDPFVIVTPASFDGDSAALMTGRSALPFVKYAADQLIADQINNHLTRSNITLPSQFEIGSHLALMAMVARGIGWAITTPFGYCRAERFHQQLAVHPLPTPGLTRQISLFAGSDWTGPVPQNIADTMRQLLRSHMIAPTVAQLPWLSSSFEALEG